The sequence TGTGGACCTCACCGCGGTGCGTGACGGCACCGGTACCGCACGACTGATCGACATGGTCCCTGGAAGATCCAAAGCTGTATTCAAAACCTGGCTGGCTGATCAAGAAGAACAATGGAAACAGGGCATTGAAGTCGTCGCAATGGACGGTTTCACCGGCTTCAAAACAGCTGCCGTCGAGGAGCTACCCCACGCGGTGGAGGTGTTGGATCCATTCCATGTAGTCAAACTAGGTTCCGAGGCGCTGGACCAGACCCGGCAACGGATTCAACGTGAGCAACATGGGCGTCGAGGACGCAAGGATGACCCGCTTTACAAGTGCAGGCGAACGCTGACCACGGGACTATCCTTGGCTACGGAAAAGCAGAAGACCAAGCTTGAAGACCTGTTCAAGGAGCCGGAGTATGAGCCGGTTCAATTGGTCTGGAGCGTGTATCAGAAGATGGTGGATGCCTACCGGCAACCGAAGCCCGAGGTCGGACGGTGGGCCTTGGAGCAACTGATCAACGAAGTTGGCACGAAGGTACCGAAAGGGTTGCCGGAGCTGAAAAAGCTCGGCGGCACCCTGCGCAGGAGGAAGACGGACATTCTCGCGTACTTTGATCATATTGGTAGTTCGAATGGTCCTACCGAGGCTTTGAATGGCAGGTTGGAGCATCTGCGAGGTATCGCGTTGGGGTTCAAGAATCTGGCGCACTATATCGCCCGGTCGTTGTTGGAGACCGGTGGGTTTAGACGGCGTTTACACCCTCAATCCTGAAGAGCCGGGAAAATCCCTATTCTACCTAAAGATGCTAAATGAAATACGAGAGTCCACAGCGTCTTTAAATCCCCCAACGCAATGAAAGGGCTTCCTGTTATCGTACGCCTGTCGGACGATTCTGACTAGTCATTAATCTGCATTTCTGAAATGATTATCCTTGAAATAAGTGAAGCATATAGTGCGTTTATTTGTCTTCACTTAAAATGCACATGCCACCGCGTTTTCTCAATCTCTCACATGGATTATCCTGTGAAATTGAATTCGAATTCTTCTTCGAGACTAGTGTCGGCCACCCATTCGAACACTCTTATCCGTACGCAATCCAGATGCCACGACAGCAATCCGAGCAGAAGGCGCAGACACCATCCCATCGCAATATTTAGATAGGTATTGAGATATTTCCCCATGTCGCCTTGGTAAATCCAGATTACCTTGGTAAACATAGAGGGTGAAAAGAGCAACCCTATGACCCAACGACGCGCGTTCCGTCGCATTTTCCTCCCTACTGCATGGCTGATTATCGGCGCTTTGATCGCCGTTAGCCTCGTTAAGGGCTCTTCAGGAATAAGAGTGTAACCACCTGAAACCAACACCCCGATTCCCGGGCATGTCGCCGAGCACGAAAAAGTCGAGGTCTTCCAGAAGAATGGAAGTTACTACACTAGCCATTTTCGAAAGACCTCGACGTTGCTCAATCCTACCTTCACCGCACCAGACCTCACCACTTTCACCAATCTTGACGGCTTGGGACTGACCGCAATCGGGCAACACCTGAGCGCAGCGAAAGCCGAAATCCTCTGCCACGTCACCAACCCGATCCCTTGGTGCCAAACCGGCTCTTCAGGAATAAGAGTGTAACCACCTGAAACCAACACCCCGATTCCCGGGCATGTCGCCGAGCACGAAAAAGTCGAGGTCTTCCAGAAGAATGGAAGTTACTACACTAGCCATTTTCGAAAGACCTCGACGTTGCTCAATCCTACCTTCACCGCACCAGACCTCACCACTTTCACCAATCTTGACGGCTTGGGACTGACCGCAATCGGGCAACACCTGAGCGCAGCGAAAGCCGAAATCCTCTGCCACGTCACCAACCCGATCCCTTGGTGCCAAACCTGCGGAGCAGCAGGCATTCCACGCGATACCGTCACTCGCCGCCTCGCCCACGAACCATTGGGCTGGCGTCCCACTGTCCTAGTCATCAAACACCGCCGCTACCGTTGCGCCAATTGCCAACGAGTCTGGCGTGAAGAGCTGTCCCAAGCAGTAGCGCCACGCCAGAAAATCAGCAGGACCGGGCTACGCTGGGCGCTGGTTGGACTGGTCTGCCACCACTTGTCAGTCTCCCGAATTGCCGAAGGCCTCGGCGTCACCTGGAATACCGCCAATGAGGCTGTGCTGGCTGAAGGTCAACGCTTACTGATTGATGATCCAACCCGCTTCGACGGGGTCAAAGTGCTGGGAGTCGATGAACATGTTTGGCGGCATACCCGAACCGGCGACAAATACGTCACCGTGATTGTGGACCTCACCGCGGTGCGTGACGGCACCGGTACCGCACGACTGATCGACATGGTCCCTGGAAGATCCAAAGCTGTATTCAAAACCTGGCTGGCTGATCAAGAAGAACAATGGAAACAGGGCATTGAAGTCGTCGCAATGGACGGTTTCACCGGCTTCAAAACAGCTGCCGTCGAGGAGCTACCCCACGCGGTGGAGGTGTTGGATCCATTCCATGTAGTCAAACTAGGTTCCGAGGCGCTGGACCAGACCCGGCAACGGATTCAACGTGAGCAACATGGGCGTCGAGGACGCAAGGATGACCCGCTTTACAAGTGCAGGCGAACGCTGACCACGGGACTATCCTTGGCTACGGAAAAGCAGAAGACCAAGCTTGAAGACCTGTTCAAGGAGCCGGAGTATGAGCCGGTTCAATTGGTCTGGAGCGTGTATCAGAAGATGGTGGATGCCTACCGGCAACCGAAGCCCGAGGTCGGACGGTGGGCCTTGGAGCAACTGATCAACGAAGTTGGCACGAAGGTACCGAAAGGGTTGCCGGAGCTGAAAAAGCTCGGCGGCACCCTGCGCAGGAGGAAGACGGACATTCTCGCGTACTTTGATCATATTGGTAGTTCGAATGGTCCTACCGAGGCTTTGAATGGCAGGTTGGAGCATCTGCGAGGTATCGCGTTGGGGTTCAAGAATCTGGCGCACTATATCGCCCGGTCGTTGTTGGAGACCGGTGGGTTTAGACGGCGTTTACACCCTCAATCCTGAAGAGCCCATTAACGGTGATGTCATCAATGGTTCGCCGAAAACCACCACCGAGGTCAAGCAGGCCATCAACAACGTTGTCCAGCCCATGGAATCCCGAGGCATCCCTTGGGCGCTGAACTTCGGCAACCATGACGAGGACTCGATGCCCAACGGCACCAATATGACGGATGCCAAAATTCTCGATTTCATTCGCGGCTACAAGTTCAACGCCAACTCGAAAAATGACAAGATCCAAGGCGATTCGAACCCCCAGCTGCTGATCGCCTCATCCAAGAACGCCAAGCCCGCCTTCGGCATCATGGCTACTTGATTCGAACCGCTACGCACCGAAGACCATTGGCGGACAGGACTTCGAGGGTCTCATGTCCTACGACTGGATCCGCTCCGGGCAGATCGCCTGGTATCGCGAAGCCTCCAAGGCCACCGAAGCACACTATGGCAATGTCCAGTCCTTAATGTTCTTCCATACCCCCTCTGGGAACACCACCACATGTGGTAAGGCTCCCAGTTCACCTCGAATGATGCCGACCACGAGAAAGCCGTGGCAAAGCGCTCCATCGAGGGAGTCAAGAACGAAGGGATCTACGTGGGCGCCTTCAACTCCGGCATGTTCTCTGCATTGCAGGAGCGCGGCGATGTTCGTGGCGTGTACTGCGGCCACGACCACATCAATACCTTCAAGGGCGACTACTACGGCATTGAGCTGGGCTACGCCCCAGGCACCGGCTTCGGCACCTACGGATTAGGAGATGCCGAGAACCACCGTCTTCGTGGCGCTCGTGTCTTCGAGCTGGACGAGAACAAAGACGGAGTCTACACCGGAACCCGCACGGTGTTCGCCGAGGATATGGGCATCGACTTGAGCTCCAAGGCGCAGCCAATTGATGCACCCGTGCCAATGCCATAAACCAAATCTTCTTAGAGCCATTCGACCCGCTAGTCTTGTCTTCATGACAGGACCAGCGGGTCGCGGTACTTAGTGAATGCCCAGAGGTCGCAGAAATGCTGGGGACGAATTCCGTGACAAAGTCCGGCGGCCGGATCCACTACCAGAAACACTTCCAAGTACCCGCGCCTTCAGTCCCAACTTGGGTGGAGTGAATACTGGCTACATCTCGTGGCCTAAGTTATTGCTCCAGCAGCTGCCAACCGCAGCGATTCCTTTCCGCTTTGATTCATGGTCGGAGTACGAAGCCCATGTGTCCGATATGCTCCACACCCGTGTTATTGATGACAGCTCAGA comes from Glutamicibacter arilaitensis Re117 and encodes:
- a CDS encoding ISL3-like element ISAar19 family transposase, which translates into the protein MLNPTFTAPDLTTFTNLDGLGLTAIGQHLSAAKAEILCHVTNPIPWCQTCGAAGIPRDTVTRRLAHEPLGWRPTVLVIKHRRYRCANCQRVWREELSQAVAPRQKISRTGLRWALVGLVCHHLSVSRIAEGLGVTWNTANEAVLAEGQRLLIDDPTRFDGVKVLGVDEHVWRHTRTGDKYVTVIVDLTAVRDGTGTARLIDMVPGRSKAVFKTWLADQEEQWKQGIEVVAMDGFTGFKTAAVEELPHAVEVLDPFHVVKLGSEALDQTRQRIQREQHGRRGRKDDPLYKCRRTLTTGLSLATEKQKTKLEDLFKEPEYEPVQLVWSVYQKMVDAYRQPKPEVGRWALEQLINEVGTKVPKGLPELKKLGGTLRRRKTDILAYFDHIGSSNGPTEALNGRLEHLRGIALGFKNLAHYIARSLLETGGFRRRLHPQS
- a CDS encoding metallophosphoesterase family protein, whose product is MGLDGVYTLNPEEPINGDVINGSPKTTTEVKQAINNVVQPMESRGIPWALNFGNHDEDSMPNGTNMTDAKILDFIRGYKFNANSKNDKIQGDSNPQLLIASSKNAKPAFGIMAT
- a CDS encoding metallophosphoesterase family protein, which translates into the protein MAKRSIEGVKNEGIYVGAFNSGMFSALQERGDVRGVYCGHDHINTFKGDYYGIELGYAPGTGFGTYGLGDAENHRLRGARVFELDENKDGVYTGTRTVFAEDMGIDLSSKAQPIDAPVPMP